One genomic window of Salmo salar chromosome ssa12, Ssal_v3.1, whole genome shotgun sequence includes the following:
- the LOC106564572 gene encoding choline transporter-like protein 2 isoform X1, which produces MELNEKNPTPDSKYGEARRFDPTFKGPIHNRGCTDVFCCILFILAILGYFAVGILAWSQGDPRKVIYPTDSRGQFCGQAGTPLEKKPLLFYFNILKCASPLTLLEFQCPTTQLCVESCPTKHMTLLKAYLNKGEQEYYKQFCKEGVDFSKMSAPEILRDGLCPSMLMSSKPFTRRCLPALSTMKGGVVVIGNETIFDNGEGEKVNATDFLDASKKSNVVVEARQVAMRIFEDYTVSWYWILIGLVIAMVVSLIFIVLLRYLAGIMIWIMIVMVILVIGYGIFHCAMEYRNLKGEPGSDVTIRDLGLQTDFSVYLQIRQTWLAFMIILSIVEVVVILLLIFLRKRVLIAIALIKEASRAVGHVMSSLLYPLLTFALLALVIAYWAITAVFLSTSNEQVYKVFNTTECEYSRDTCKPETFNTTNITAQCPDAECLFAFYGGETYYHKYLIMFQFYNVFLFFWCANFVTALGQVTLAGAFASYYWAFKKPDDIPANPICSSLGRALRYHTGSLAFGSLILSLVQVIRVLLEYLDQKLKAAQNRFAKFLLSCLKCCFWCLEKFIKFLNRNAYIMVAIYGKSFCTSARDAFFLLMRNIIRVAVLDKVTDFLLFLGKLLIVGIVGICSFFFFSGRIKAVEQTAPSLNYYWVPILTVVVGSYLIAHGFFSVYAMCVDTLFLCFCEDLERNDGSPERPYFMSPELHEILSKTKMAEEEDNKDGTEQPGADPSEPTLMDEVRLEEEVPLKEQDGEIQLKRQDVFMQANEEEQPLKEKTEAVEVEEPQEEKSEVKEEKEEKGPEEEEGVEEKGSKEDKPEEKDHQPTEPKKEETEEKKPQEAEPKDPPSTPQE; this is translated from the exons ATGGAGCTAAACGAGAAGAATCCGACTCCGGACTCGAAATATG GTGAAGCACGGAGGTTTGACCCTACCTTCAAAGGGCCCATCCACAACAG GGGCTGCACAGATGTGTTCTGCTGTATTCTCTTCATCTTGGCCATACTGGGATACTTTGCTGTGGGGATCCTGG CCTGGTCTCAGGGGGACCCCAGGAAGGTTATCTACCCGACTGACAGCAGAGGACAGTTCTGTGGCCAGGCCGGGACCCCCCTGGA GAAGAAACCTCTCCTGTTCTACTTCAACATCCTGAAGTGTGCCAGTCCCCTGACCCTGCTGGAGTTCCAGTGCCCCACCACTCAGTTATGTGTGGAAAGCTGTCCTACCAAACACATGACGTTGCTGAAAGCCTACCTGAACAAAGGAGAGCAGGAGTACTACAAGCAGTTCTGCAAGGAAGGAGTGGACTTCTCCAAAATG AGTGCTCCCGAGATCCTGAGGGATGGCCTGTGTCCTTCGATGCTCATGTCCAGCAAACCAT tcaCTCGTCGGTGCCTCCCAGCTCTCAGTACCATGAAAGGTGGTGTGGTCGTCATTGGCAACGAGACTATTTTTGACaacggggagggagagaaggtgaaCGCCACGGATTTTCTGGACGCTTCAAA GAAGTCCAATGTGGTGGTTGAGGCTCGCCAGGTAGCCATGAGGATCTTTGAGGACTACACTGTGTCCTGGTACTGGATACTGAT TGGTCTGGTAATAGCCATGGTGGTCAGTCTCATCTTCATCGTCCTCCTGCGCTACCTGGCCGGGATCATGATCTGGATCATGATCGTCATGGTGATACTGGTCATCGGATATG GGATCTTCCATTGTGCCATGGAGTACCGCAACCTGAAGGGAGAGCCGGGTTCTGACGTCACGATCCGGGATCTGGGACTGCAGACAGACTTCTCTGTTTACCTGCAGATCAGACAGACCTGGCTGGCTTTCA TGATCATCCTGTCCATCGTGGAGGTGGTTGTCATCCTGCTGCTCATCTTCCTCAGGAAGAGAGTCCTCATCGCCATCGCCCTCATCAAGGAGGCCAGCAGGGCTGTTGGCCATGTGATGTCATCACTGCTCTACCCTCTGTTGACCTTTGCCCTGCTGGCCCTGGTCATAGCCTACTGGGCCATCACCGCTGT CTTCCTGTCCACCTCCAATGAACAGGTGTACAAAGTGTTCAACACCACTGAGTGTGAGTACTCCAGAGACACCTGCAAACCCGAG ACGTTCAACACCACCAACATCACAGCCCAGTGCCCGGACGCCGAGTGCCTGTTTGCCTTCTACGGAGGCGAGACCTACTACCATAAATACCTCATCATGTTCCAGTTCTACAACGTGTTCCTCTTCTTCTGGTGTGCTAACTTTGTGACGGCGCTAGGTCAGGTGACCCTGGCTGGAGCCTTCGCATCCTACTACTGGGCCTTCAAGAAGCCTGACGACATCCCAGCCAATCCCATCTGCTCCTCACTTGGTCGAGCCCTCAG ATACCATACAGGCTCCCTGGCCTTTGGCTCCCTCATCCTGTCTCTGGTTCAGGTCATCAGGGTTCTGCTGGAGTACCTGGACCAGAAGCTGAAAG CTGCCCAGAATCGCTTTGCCAAGTTCCTGCTCAGCTGCCTGAAGTGCTGCTTCTGGTGCCTGGAGAAATTCATCAAGTTCCTCAACAGAAACGCCTACATCATG GTGGCAATATATGGCAAAAGCTTCTGTACCTCAGCCAGAGATGCCTTCTTCCTCCTCATGAGAAATATAATCAG GGTGGCTGTCTTGGACAAAGTGACTGACTTCCTATTGTTTTTGGGGAAGCTCCTCATCGTTGGAATTGTGG GAATctgttctttcttcttcttctctgggaGGATTAAGGCTGTGGAGCAGACTGCCCCCTCTCTCAACTACTACTGGGTTCCCATTCTG ACGGTGGTGGTGGGATCCTACCTGATTGCCCATGGATTCTTCAGTGTGTACGCTATGTGTGTGGACACACTCTTCCTCTGCTTCT gCGAAGACCTGGAGAGAAACGACGGCTCTCCAGAAAGGCCTTACTTCATGTCTCCGGAGCTTCACGAGATTCTCTCCAAAACTAAAATGGCGGAGGAAGAGGACAACAAAGATGGTACGGAACAGCCAGGCGCTGACCCAAGTGAACCTACACTGATGGACGAAGTTCGCCTGGAGGAGGAAGTACCGCTGAAAGAACAAGATGGAGAGATACAACTGAAACGCCAAGATGTGTTCATGCAGGCCAACGAAGAGGAGCAACCTCTGAAGGAGAAGACCGAAGCGGTGGAAGTGGAAGAACCACAAGAGGAGAAATCTGAagtgaaggaggagaaggaagagaagggaccagaagaggaggaaggagtggAAGAAAAGGGATCAAAGGAGGACAAGCCTGAAGAGAAGGATCACCAGCCGACAGAACCTAAAAAGGAAGAGACGGAGGAAAAGAAACCTCAAGAGGCGGAGCCTAAAGACCCTCCTTCTACACCCCAGGAGTAG
- the LOC106564572 gene encoding choline transporter-like protein 2 isoform X2 yields the protein MAKNKGEARRFDPTFKGPIHNRGCTDVFCCILFILAILGYFAVGILAWSQGDPRKVIYPTDSRGQFCGQAGTPLEKKPLLFYFNILKCASPLTLLEFQCPTTQLCVESCPTKHMTLLKAYLNKGEQEYYKQFCKEGVDFSKMSAPEILRDGLCPSMLMSSKPFTRRCLPALSTMKGGVVVIGNETIFDNGEGEKVNATDFLDASKKSNVVVEARQVAMRIFEDYTVSWYWILIGLVIAMVVSLIFIVLLRYLAGIMIWIMIVMVILVIGYGIFHCAMEYRNLKGEPGSDVTIRDLGLQTDFSVYLQIRQTWLAFMIILSIVEVVVILLLIFLRKRVLIAIALIKEASRAVGHVMSSLLYPLLTFALLALVIAYWAITAVFLSTSNEQVYKVFNTTECEYSRDTCKPETFNTTNITAQCPDAECLFAFYGGETYYHKYLIMFQFYNVFLFFWCANFVTALGQVTLAGAFASYYWAFKKPDDIPANPICSSLGRALRYHTGSLAFGSLILSLVQVIRVLLEYLDQKLKAAQNRFAKFLLSCLKCCFWCLEKFIKFLNRNAYIMVAIYGKSFCTSARDAFFLLMRNIIRVAVLDKVTDFLLFLGKLLIVGIVGICSFFFFSGRIKAVEQTAPSLNYYWVPILTVVVGSYLIAHGFFSVYAMCVDTLFLCFCEDLERNDGSPERPYFMSPELHEILSKTKMAEEEDNKDGTEQPGADPSEPTLMDEVRLEEEVPLKEQDGEIQLKRQDVFMQANEEEQPLKEKTEAVEVEEPQEEKSEVKEEKEEKGPEEEEGVEEKGSKEDKPEEKDHQPTEPKKEETEEKKPQEAEPKDPPSTPQE from the exons ATGGCAAAGAATAAAG GTGAAGCACGGAGGTTTGACCCTACCTTCAAAGGGCCCATCCACAACAG GGGCTGCACAGATGTGTTCTGCTGTATTCTCTTCATCTTGGCCATACTGGGATACTTTGCTGTGGGGATCCTGG CCTGGTCTCAGGGGGACCCCAGGAAGGTTATCTACCCGACTGACAGCAGAGGACAGTTCTGTGGCCAGGCCGGGACCCCCCTGGA GAAGAAACCTCTCCTGTTCTACTTCAACATCCTGAAGTGTGCCAGTCCCCTGACCCTGCTGGAGTTCCAGTGCCCCACCACTCAGTTATGTGTGGAAAGCTGTCCTACCAAACACATGACGTTGCTGAAAGCCTACCTGAACAAAGGAGAGCAGGAGTACTACAAGCAGTTCTGCAAGGAAGGAGTGGACTTCTCCAAAATG AGTGCTCCCGAGATCCTGAGGGATGGCCTGTGTCCTTCGATGCTCATGTCCAGCAAACCAT tcaCTCGTCGGTGCCTCCCAGCTCTCAGTACCATGAAAGGTGGTGTGGTCGTCATTGGCAACGAGACTATTTTTGACaacggggagggagagaaggtgaaCGCCACGGATTTTCTGGACGCTTCAAA GAAGTCCAATGTGGTGGTTGAGGCTCGCCAGGTAGCCATGAGGATCTTTGAGGACTACACTGTGTCCTGGTACTGGATACTGAT TGGTCTGGTAATAGCCATGGTGGTCAGTCTCATCTTCATCGTCCTCCTGCGCTACCTGGCCGGGATCATGATCTGGATCATGATCGTCATGGTGATACTGGTCATCGGATATG GGATCTTCCATTGTGCCATGGAGTACCGCAACCTGAAGGGAGAGCCGGGTTCTGACGTCACGATCCGGGATCTGGGACTGCAGACAGACTTCTCTGTTTACCTGCAGATCAGACAGACCTGGCTGGCTTTCA TGATCATCCTGTCCATCGTGGAGGTGGTTGTCATCCTGCTGCTCATCTTCCTCAGGAAGAGAGTCCTCATCGCCATCGCCCTCATCAAGGAGGCCAGCAGGGCTGTTGGCCATGTGATGTCATCACTGCTCTACCCTCTGTTGACCTTTGCCCTGCTGGCCCTGGTCATAGCCTACTGGGCCATCACCGCTGT CTTCCTGTCCACCTCCAATGAACAGGTGTACAAAGTGTTCAACACCACTGAGTGTGAGTACTCCAGAGACACCTGCAAACCCGAG ACGTTCAACACCACCAACATCACAGCCCAGTGCCCGGACGCCGAGTGCCTGTTTGCCTTCTACGGAGGCGAGACCTACTACCATAAATACCTCATCATGTTCCAGTTCTACAACGTGTTCCTCTTCTTCTGGTGTGCTAACTTTGTGACGGCGCTAGGTCAGGTGACCCTGGCTGGAGCCTTCGCATCCTACTACTGGGCCTTCAAGAAGCCTGACGACATCCCAGCCAATCCCATCTGCTCCTCACTTGGTCGAGCCCTCAG ATACCATACAGGCTCCCTGGCCTTTGGCTCCCTCATCCTGTCTCTGGTTCAGGTCATCAGGGTTCTGCTGGAGTACCTGGACCAGAAGCTGAAAG CTGCCCAGAATCGCTTTGCCAAGTTCCTGCTCAGCTGCCTGAAGTGCTGCTTCTGGTGCCTGGAGAAATTCATCAAGTTCCTCAACAGAAACGCCTACATCATG GTGGCAATATATGGCAAAAGCTTCTGTACCTCAGCCAGAGATGCCTTCTTCCTCCTCATGAGAAATATAATCAG GGTGGCTGTCTTGGACAAAGTGACTGACTTCCTATTGTTTTTGGGGAAGCTCCTCATCGTTGGAATTGTGG GAATctgttctttcttcttcttctctgggaGGATTAAGGCTGTGGAGCAGACTGCCCCCTCTCTCAACTACTACTGGGTTCCCATTCTG ACGGTGGTGGTGGGATCCTACCTGATTGCCCATGGATTCTTCAGTGTGTACGCTATGTGTGTGGACACACTCTTCCTCTGCTTCT gCGAAGACCTGGAGAGAAACGACGGCTCTCCAGAAAGGCCTTACTTCATGTCTCCGGAGCTTCACGAGATTCTCTCCAAAACTAAAATGGCGGAGGAAGAGGACAACAAAGATGGTACGGAACAGCCAGGCGCTGACCCAAGTGAACCTACACTGATGGACGAAGTTCGCCTGGAGGAGGAAGTACCGCTGAAAGAACAAGATGGAGAGATACAACTGAAACGCCAAGATGTGTTCATGCAGGCCAACGAAGAGGAGCAACCTCTGAAGGAGAAGACCGAAGCGGTGGAAGTGGAAGAACCACAAGAGGAGAAATCTGAagtgaaggaggagaaggaagagaagggaccagaagaggaggaaggagtggAAGAAAAGGGATCAAAGGAGGACAAGCCTGAAGAGAAGGATCACCAGCCGACAGAACCTAAAAAGGAAGAGACGGAGGAAAAGAAACCTCAAGAGGCGGAGCCTAAAGACCCTCCTTCTACACCCCAGGAGTAG
- the LOC106564572 gene encoding choline transporter-like protein 2 isoform X3: protein MELNEKNPTPDSKYGEARRFDPTFKGPIHNRGCTDVFCCILFILAILGYFAVGILAWSQGDPRKVIYPTDSRGQFCGQAGTPLEKKPLLFYFNILKCASPLTLLEFQCPTTQLCVESCPTKHMTLLKAYLNKGEQEYYKQFCKEGVDFSKMSAPEILRDGLCPSMLMSSKPFTRRCLPALSTMKGGVVVIGNETIFDNGEGEKVNATDFLDASKKSNVVVEARQVAMRIFEDYTVSWYWILIGLVIAMVVSLIFIVLLRYLAGIMIWIMIVMVILVIGYGIFHCAMEYRNLKGEPGSDVTIRDLGLQTDFSVYLQIRQTWLAFMIILSIVEVVVILLLIFLRKRVLIAIALIKEASRAVGHVMSSLLYPLLTFALLALVIAYWAITAVFLSTSNEQVYKVFNTTECEYSRDTCKPETFNTTNITAQCPDAECLFAFYGGETYYHKYLIMFQFYNVFLFFWCANFVTALGQVTLAGAFASYYWAFKKPDDIPANPICSSLGRALRYHTGSLAFGSLILSLVQVIRVLLEYLDQKLKAAQNRFAKFLLSCLKCCFWCLEKFIKFLNRNAYIMVAIYGKSFCTSARDAFFLLMRNIIRVAVLDKVTDFLLFLGKLLIVGIVGICSFFFFSGRIKAVEQTAPSLNYYWVPILTVVVGSYLIAHGFFSVYAMCVDTLFLCFLEDLERNDGTAERPYFMSQNLLTILKKSNEDQAKTVD, encoded by the exons ATGGAGCTAAACGAGAAGAATCCGACTCCGGACTCGAAATATG GTGAAGCACGGAGGTTTGACCCTACCTTCAAAGGGCCCATCCACAACAG GGGCTGCACAGATGTGTTCTGCTGTATTCTCTTCATCTTGGCCATACTGGGATACTTTGCTGTGGGGATCCTGG CCTGGTCTCAGGGGGACCCCAGGAAGGTTATCTACCCGACTGACAGCAGAGGACAGTTCTGTGGCCAGGCCGGGACCCCCCTGGA GAAGAAACCTCTCCTGTTCTACTTCAACATCCTGAAGTGTGCCAGTCCCCTGACCCTGCTGGAGTTCCAGTGCCCCACCACTCAGTTATGTGTGGAAAGCTGTCCTACCAAACACATGACGTTGCTGAAAGCCTACCTGAACAAAGGAGAGCAGGAGTACTACAAGCAGTTCTGCAAGGAAGGAGTGGACTTCTCCAAAATG AGTGCTCCCGAGATCCTGAGGGATGGCCTGTGTCCTTCGATGCTCATGTCCAGCAAACCAT tcaCTCGTCGGTGCCTCCCAGCTCTCAGTACCATGAAAGGTGGTGTGGTCGTCATTGGCAACGAGACTATTTTTGACaacggggagggagagaaggtgaaCGCCACGGATTTTCTGGACGCTTCAAA GAAGTCCAATGTGGTGGTTGAGGCTCGCCAGGTAGCCATGAGGATCTTTGAGGACTACACTGTGTCCTGGTACTGGATACTGAT TGGTCTGGTAATAGCCATGGTGGTCAGTCTCATCTTCATCGTCCTCCTGCGCTACCTGGCCGGGATCATGATCTGGATCATGATCGTCATGGTGATACTGGTCATCGGATATG GGATCTTCCATTGTGCCATGGAGTACCGCAACCTGAAGGGAGAGCCGGGTTCTGACGTCACGATCCGGGATCTGGGACTGCAGACAGACTTCTCTGTTTACCTGCAGATCAGACAGACCTGGCTGGCTTTCA TGATCATCCTGTCCATCGTGGAGGTGGTTGTCATCCTGCTGCTCATCTTCCTCAGGAAGAGAGTCCTCATCGCCATCGCCCTCATCAAGGAGGCCAGCAGGGCTGTTGGCCATGTGATGTCATCACTGCTCTACCCTCTGTTGACCTTTGCCCTGCTGGCCCTGGTCATAGCCTACTGGGCCATCACCGCTGT CTTCCTGTCCACCTCCAATGAACAGGTGTACAAAGTGTTCAACACCACTGAGTGTGAGTACTCCAGAGACACCTGCAAACCCGAG ACGTTCAACACCACCAACATCACAGCCCAGTGCCCGGACGCCGAGTGCCTGTTTGCCTTCTACGGAGGCGAGACCTACTACCATAAATACCTCATCATGTTCCAGTTCTACAACGTGTTCCTCTTCTTCTGGTGTGCTAACTTTGTGACGGCGCTAGGTCAGGTGACCCTGGCTGGAGCCTTCGCATCCTACTACTGGGCCTTCAAGAAGCCTGACGACATCCCAGCCAATCCCATCTGCTCCTCACTTGGTCGAGCCCTCAG ATACCATACAGGCTCCCTGGCCTTTGGCTCCCTCATCCTGTCTCTGGTTCAGGTCATCAGGGTTCTGCTGGAGTACCTGGACCAGAAGCTGAAAG CTGCCCAGAATCGCTTTGCCAAGTTCCTGCTCAGCTGCCTGAAGTGCTGCTTCTGGTGCCTGGAGAAATTCATCAAGTTCCTCAACAGAAACGCCTACATCATG GTGGCAATATATGGCAAAAGCTTCTGTACCTCAGCCAGAGATGCCTTCTTCCTCCTCATGAGAAATATAATCAG GGTGGCTGTCTTGGACAAAGTGACTGACTTCCTATTGTTTTTGGGGAAGCTCCTCATCGTTGGAATTGTGG GAATctgttctttcttcttcttctctgggaGGATTAAGGCTGTGGAGCAGACTGCCCCCTCTCTCAACTACTACTGGGTTCCCATTCTG ACGGTGGTGGTGGGATCCTACCTGATTGCCCATGGATTCTTCAGTGTGTACGCTATGTGTGTGGACACACTCTTCCTCTGCTTCT
- the LOC106564572 gene encoding choline transporter-like protein 2 isoform X4 — protein sequence MAKNKGEARRFDPTFKGPIHNRGCTDVFCCILFILAILGYFAVGILAWSQGDPRKVIYPTDSRGQFCGQAGTPLEKKPLLFYFNILKCASPLTLLEFQCPTTQLCVESCPTKHMTLLKAYLNKGEQEYYKQFCKEGVDFSKMSAPEILRDGLCPSMLMSSKPFTRRCLPALSTMKGGVVVIGNETIFDNGEGEKVNATDFLDASKKSNVVVEARQVAMRIFEDYTVSWYWILIGLVIAMVVSLIFIVLLRYLAGIMIWIMIVMVILVIGYGIFHCAMEYRNLKGEPGSDVTIRDLGLQTDFSVYLQIRQTWLAFMIILSIVEVVVILLLIFLRKRVLIAIALIKEASRAVGHVMSSLLYPLLTFALLALVIAYWAITAVFLSTSNEQVYKVFNTTECEYSRDTCKPETFNTTNITAQCPDAECLFAFYGGETYYHKYLIMFQFYNVFLFFWCANFVTALGQVTLAGAFASYYWAFKKPDDIPANPICSSLGRALRYHTGSLAFGSLILSLVQVIRVLLEYLDQKLKAAQNRFAKFLLSCLKCCFWCLEKFIKFLNRNAYIMVAIYGKSFCTSARDAFFLLMRNIIRVAVLDKVTDFLLFLGKLLIVGIVGICSFFFFSGRIKAVEQTAPSLNYYWVPILTVVVGSYLIAHGFFSVYAMCVDTLFLCFLEDLERNDGTAERPYFMSQNLLTILKKSNEDQAKTVD from the exons ATGGCAAAGAATAAAG GTGAAGCACGGAGGTTTGACCCTACCTTCAAAGGGCCCATCCACAACAG GGGCTGCACAGATGTGTTCTGCTGTATTCTCTTCATCTTGGCCATACTGGGATACTTTGCTGTGGGGATCCTGG CCTGGTCTCAGGGGGACCCCAGGAAGGTTATCTACCCGACTGACAGCAGAGGACAGTTCTGTGGCCAGGCCGGGACCCCCCTGGA GAAGAAACCTCTCCTGTTCTACTTCAACATCCTGAAGTGTGCCAGTCCCCTGACCCTGCTGGAGTTCCAGTGCCCCACCACTCAGTTATGTGTGGAAAGCTGTCCTACCAAACACATGACGTTGCTGAAAGCCTACCTGAACAAAGGAGAGCAGGAGTACTACAAGCAGTTCTGCAAGGAAGGAGTGGACTTCTCCAAAATG AGTGCTCCCGAGATCCTGAGGGATGGCCTGTGTCCTTCGATGCTCATGTCCAGCAAACCAT tcaCTCGTCGGTGCCTCCCAGCTCTCAGTACCATGAAAGGTGGTGTGGTCGTCATTGGCAACGAGACTATTTTTGACaacggggagggagagaaggtgaaCGCCACGGATTTTCTGGACGCTTCAAA GAAGTCCAATGTGGTGGTTGAGGCTCGCCAGGTAGCCATGAGGATCTTTGAGGACTACACTGTGTCCTGGTACTGGATACTGAT TGGTCTGGTAATAGCCATGGTGGTCAGTCTCATCTTCATCGTCCTCCTGCGCTACCTGGCCGGGATCATGATCTGGATCATGATCGTCATGGTGATACTGGTCATCGGATATG GGATCTTCCATTGTGCCATGGAGTACCGCAACCTGAAGGGAGAGCCGGGTTCTGACGTCACGATCCGGGATCTGGGACTGCAGACAGACTTCTCTGTTTACCTGCAGATCAGACAGACCTGGCTGGCTTTCA TGATCATCCTGTCCATCGTGGAGGTGGTTGTCATCCTGCTGCTCATCTTCCTCAGGAAGAGAGTCCTCATCGCCATCGCCCTCATCAAGGAGGCCAGCAGGGCTGTTGGCCATGTGATGTCATCACTGCTCTACCCTCTGTTGACCTTTGCCCTGCTGGCCCTGGTCATAGCCTACTGGGCCATCACCGCTGT CTTCCTGTCCACCTCCAATGAACAGGTGTACAAAGTGTTCAACACCACTGAGTGTGAGTACTCCAGAGACACCTGCAAACCCGAG ACGTTCAACACCACCAACATCACAGCCCAGTGCCCGGACGCCGAGTGCCTGTTTGCCTTCTACGGAGGCGAGACCTACTACCATAAATACCTCATCATGTTCCAGTTCTACAACGTGTTCCTCTTCTTCTGGTGTGCTAACTTTGTGACGGCGCTAGGTCAGGTGACCCTGGCTGGAGCCTTCGCATCCTACTACTGGGCCTTCAAGAAGCCTGACGACATCCCAGCCAATCCCATCTGCTCCTCACTTGGTCGAGCCCTCAG ATACCATACAGGCTCCCTGGCCTTTGGCTCCCTCATCCTGTCTCTGGTTCAGGTCATCAGGGTTCTGCTGGAGTACCTGGACCAGAAGCTGAAAG CTGCCCAGAATCGCTTTGCCAAGTTCCTGCTCAGCTGCCTGAAGTGCTGCTTCTGGTGCCTGGAGAAATTCATCAAGTTCCTCAACAGAAACGCCTACATCATG GTGGCAATATATGGCAAAAGCTTCTGTACCTCAGCCAGAGATGCCTTCTTCCTCCTCATGAGAAATATAATCAG GGTGGCTGTCTTGGACAAAGTGACTGACTTCCTATTGTTTTTGGGGAAGCTCCTCATCGTTGGAATTGTGG GAATctgttctttcttcttcttctctgggaGGATTAAGGCTGTGGAGCAGACTGCCCCCTCTCTCAACTACTACTGGGTTCCCATTCTG ACGGTGGTGGTGGGATCCTACCTGATTGCCCATGGATTCTTCAGTGTGTACGCTATGTGTGTGGACACACTCTTCCTCTGCTTCT